The following proteins are encoded in a genomic region of Fervidobacterium pennivorans DSM 9078:
- a CDS encoding sensor histidine kinase, producing MRDKNKKGKTDRIYLVINIVILVIITILFVWYATNYYSSWKKQMETFMKNVAVSLSYPAWTYDKRVIEQLAAVVIEKEEIVSVVIYDDKNDKLAVKEKESKLTTFDLLFGTKRFVRVFSLIYADTYVGKVIFTYTDNSARKFLVVTGTGAVLFYIVSFLLASNVKKNKELAAMVDELNELNAELEAAFNELEETQNKIINAEKMAALGKLMVNIAHDINTPAGIIYSSLTEQQNRLVNVVKKFEADELTEEEFKSCVDTILELTQIMLRNARRIIELVQSLKRTALNEMVQTWSEINVKSVVNDVLNAMHPRLRKTKIEVVTEIDDNLVVYTIPGAIAQILMNLIDNAIVHAFEYDNPGKIMIRCEKIKSQSDKEYLLLTFSDNGKGMDEETKKRAFEPFYTTDKESGTGLGLSIVYSLVVDVLSGDIELESEIGKGTTLRIKIPLTKKNG from the coding sequence ATGAGAGACAAAAATAAAAAAGGAAAGACTGACAGGATTTATTTGGTTATTAACATCGTTATACTCGTAATTATCACCATCCTTTTTGTATGGTATGCAACCAATTACTACAGTAGTTGGAAAAAACAAATGGAAACTTTTATGAAAAACGTTGCTGTTAGCCTTTCATATCCTGCTTGGACTTATGATAAAAGAGTGATTGAGCAACTTGCCGCAGTTGTGATTGAAAAAGAGGAGATAGTATCTGTGGTAATTTACGATGACAAGAACGACAAGCTTGCGGTCAAAGAGAAAGAGTCGAAGCTGACAACGTTTGATTTATTATTTGGAACAAAGCGATTTGTTAGAGTGTTTAGTTTAATCTATGCAGATACCTACGTTGGGAAGGTTATTTTCACTTATACAGATAATTCAGCTAGGAAATTTTTGGTTGTCACGGGAACTGGTGCTGTGTTATTCTACATAGTATCTTTCCTTTTGGCTTCAAATGTAAAAAAGAATAAAGAGCTTGCAGCCATGGTCGATGAACTCAATGAACTGAATGCCGAACTTGAAGCAGCATTTAACGAGCTCGAAGAGACACAGAATAAAATAATCAACGCAGAGAAAATGGCTGCGTTAGGGAAACTGATGGTAAATATTGCACACGATATTAACACTCCTGCGGGGATTATATATTCCTCACTGACTGAACAGCAAAATAGACTTGTTAACGTAGTAAAGAAATTCGAAGCGGATGAACTCACCGAAGAGGAGTTCAAAAGCTGTGTAGACACAATATTAGAACTAACTCAAATAATGCTCCGGAACGCGAGAAGAATCATAGAACTTGTCCAAAGTTTGAAACGCACTGCCTTGAACGAGATGGTACAAACATGGTCAGAAATCAATGTAAAATCTGTTGTTAACGATGTTTTGAACGCAATGCACCCGAGGTTGAGAAAGACAAAGATAGAGGTTGTCACAGAGATAGATGATAACCTTGTAGTTTACACCATCCCAGGCGCAATAGCGCAGATATTGATGAATTTGATAGACAACGCAATAGTCCATGCTTTTGAATACGATAATCCTGGCAAGATAATGATAAGGTGTGAGAAGATAAAAAGCCAAAGTGATAAAGAATATCTGCTCTTAACATTTTCGGATAACGGGAAAGGGATGGATGAGGAAACGAAAAAACGAGCTTTTGAGCCGTTTTACACAACTGATAAAGAATCTGGAACAGGCTTGGGGTTAAGTATCGTTTACAGTCTTGTTGTCGATGTACTCAGTGGCGATATAGAACTTGAAAGTGAGATTGGAAAAGGGACAACATTACGAATTAAAATACCTTTGACAAAAAAGAACGGGTGA
- a CDS encoding HD domain-containing phosphohydrolase: MPSFLKKSASKESNGEFWKILVVDDEPDVHAITSVVARDIEFEGKKVKLYSAFSSEEAKKILQNVPDIALAIIDVVMEKDMSGLELVRYIREELKNPYIRLVIRTGQPGFAPPREIVLKYDINDYREKAELSSNGLFTMIIARLREYRDIVELETQKRLLERSAFYSSVVLNSNVQDFEDTLTEALDSFSKILGLTVKIEKLGEIKTDKFNGTFPIVNLSWDHDKSVEFSLRKERDISEKMKVEFSKPLTLHQLNIISMFLERYLVTVNNYVLSKDLIETLYKVIYIISEVTETRSLETGEHVRRVGKLAKLLASKFGYEGEYLEFFEIAAMLHDVGKIGIPDAILNKPAKLSDEEFEIMKRHTVIGYEILSTVEHPLFKLAANIALYHHENWDGTGYPKGLKGEEIPLEGRIVSIVDVYDALLSDRVYRPAWSEEDTLRYIKENCGKKFDPRVCEIFFENYEEARNLYDFKNSKTE; this comes from the coding sequence GTGCCTAGCTTCTTGAAGAAATCGGCATCAAAGGAAAGTAACGGGGAATTTTGGAAAATTTTGGTTGTAGATGATGAACCCGATGTGCATGCTATCACATCGGTGGTTGCTAGGGATATAGAGTTCGAGGGAAAGAAGGTAAAACTTTACAGCGCGTTTTCTTCAGAAGAAGCTAAGAAAATACTCCAAAATGTGCCAGATATAGCCTTGGCTATAATTGACGTTGTTATGGAAAAAGATATGTCAGGACTTGAATTGGTTAGATATATCAGAGAGGAGTTGAAAAATCCATATATAAGGCTTGTCATCAGGACAGGTCAACCAGGGTTCGCACCACCAAGAGAAATTGTTCTTAAATACGATATAAATGACTACAGAGAAAAAGCAGAGCTCTCAAGTAATGGTTTGTTTACCATGATAATCGCAAGATTGCGTGAGTATAGGGACATCGTGGAACTTGAAACCCAAAAGAGACTTTTAGAACGTAGCGCATTCTATTCCTCTGTTGTGCTCAATTCGAATGTTCAAGATTTTGAAGATACGTTAACAGAAGCACTGGACAGCTTTTCTAAAATCCTAGGATTGACTGTGAAGATTGAGAAACTTGGCGAGATAAAAACTGACAAATTCAACGGAACTTTTCCGATTGTAAATCTGTCTTGGGATCATGACAAGAGCGTAGAATTTAGTTTGAGGAAAGAAAGAGACATAAGCGAGAAAATGAAAGTAGAATTTTCTAAACCGCTGACACTCCATCAATTGAATATCATATCTATGTTTTTGGAGCGTTACTTAGTCACTGTAAATAATTACGTGCTGTCAAAAGATTTAATAGAAACACTCTACAAAGTAATTTATATCATTTCAGAAGTTACTGAGACAAGGTCGCTTGAGACTGGCGAGCACGTAAGAAGAGTTGGAAAGCTTGCTAAGTTGCTTGCATCAAAATTTGGATATGAGGGGGAATATCTTGAGTTCTTCGAAATCGCCGCAATGCTCCACGATGTTGGAAAAATAGGTATACCGGATGCTATTTTGAATAAACCCGCGAAGTTGTCGGATGAGGAATTTGAAATCATGAAAAGACACACGGTCATTGGTTATGAAATTCTTTCCACTGTTGAACATCCGCTCTTCAAGTTGGCTGCAAATATCGCACTTTATCATCACGAGAATTGGGATGGAACAGGGTACCCGAAAGGATTAAAAGGGGAAGAGATACCACTTGAAGGTAGAATCGTTAGTATAGTCGACGTCTACGATGCACTACTTTCTGATAGGGTTTATAGACCTGCATGGAGTGAAGAGGATACGCTTAGATACATAAAAGAAAATTGCGGTAAGAAATTTGACCCAAGAGTGTGCGAAATCTTTTTTGAAAACTATGAAGAGGCTAGAAACTTATACGATTTCAAAAATTCAAAAACTGAGTGA
- a CDS encoding ComEA family DNA-binding protein yields MFTLGNFSYGSGSKENRNFSDSRFSNSFLKSFVEFFKSAYEKFSKEQHTFFLIFSALIVFSGVFFHPSYDRLKSQVSSLNDQQSENQNGLTAQTQRNYVPSIIELNTASIEELQTLPGIGPAKAQAIIEYRKEHPFTKPEDLMNVPGIGQKTYEKLKERIKVENLGVQVQNNTVQHVTTLEKENKDESIEQKNNELQPTQVSLSNEKININTASLEELEKLPGIGPSKAQAIIDYRTNNGPFKSIEEIKNVKGIGEKTFEKLKDLITVH; encoded by the coding sequence ATGTTTACGCTTGGGAATTTTTCTTATGGTTCTGGATCGAAGGAAAATCGCAACTTTTCTGATTCTCGCTTCTCGAATTCGTTTTTAAAATCCTTTGTGGAATTCTTTAAAAGTGCTTATGAGAAATTTTCAAAAGAACAGCACACATTCTTTTTGATATTTTCCGCACTGATAGTTTTCTCAGGTGTATTTTTTCATCCCAGTTACGACAGACTTAAGTCCCAAGTTTCCAGTTTAAATGACCAACAAAGTGAAAACCAAAATGGCTTAACTGCACAAACCCAACGTAACTACGTGCCATCGATAATAGAGTTGAACACCGCATCAATTGAAGAGCTCCAGACACTACCGGGAATAGGACCTGCAAAAGCACAAGCGATAATTGAATACAGAAAAGAGCACCCATTTACAAAACCGGAAGACCTGATGAACGTTCCCGGGATAGGTCAAAAAACTTATGAAAAATTGAAAGAACGAATAAAAGTTGAGAACTTGGGCGTTCAAGTTCAAAACAACACTGTTCAGCATGTAACCACTCTTGAAAAAGAAAATAAAGACGAGTCTATTGAGCAAAAGAATAACGAATTACAACCAACTCAGGTAAGTTTAAGCAACGAAAAGATTAACATTAACACAGCAAGCTTGGAGGAACTTGAAAAGCTCCCCGGTATTGGTCCTTCAAAAGCACAGGCGATTATCGATTACCGCACTAACAATGGTCCCTTTAAAAGCATTGAAGAAATAAAAAATGTAAAAGGAATAGGTGAAAAAACATTCGAAAAGTTGAAAGATTTAATAACGGTGCACTAG
- a CDS encoding M42 family metallopeptidase, whose protein sequence is METLVEKLTMAKSPSGRESEITQVILKELEGHIDGYRIDKIGNLIVWKKGKSDKKVLLDAHMDEIGVVVTNIDDKGFLKIDRVGGVSPYTIYQSRLRFGDVIGIVGIEGETPEELQNNIQKMSFEKLFVDVGVKSKEEAQRLCPIGTFGTFDSYFHKQGEYLISKSMDDRIGCAVIIEVFKRIKEPVNTIYGVFAVQEEVGLIGAHVAGYDIDPDVAIAIDVTGVGDTPKGLKRVPMELGKGACIKIKDMASISNRYIVDKLKELAEKHNIPHQMEVLIFGGTDAAGYQATKAGIPSATISIPTRYIHTPNEMVYEPDVEATIELTIKYCEEGL, encoded by the coding sequence TTGGAAACATTGGTTGAGAAACTGACGATGGCAAAGAGCCCAAGTGGAAGAGAATCGGAGATAACCCAGGTAATCCTCAAGGAACTTGAAGGACACATCGATGGTTACAGAATAGACAAGATTGGTAATTTAATTGTATGGAAGAAGGGAAAGAGTGATAAAAAAGTCCTTCTTGATGCTCATATGGATGAAATCGGCGTTGTTGTTACAAATATTGATGATAAAGGTTTTCTCAAAATAGACAGAGTCGGAGGCGTTTCTCCATACACGATATACCAATCGAGGTTGAGATTTGGGGATGTTATTGGTATTGTAGGAATCGAAGGTGAAACACCTGAAGAACTTCAAAACAACATCCAAAAGATGTCGTTTGAAAAACTCTTTGTTGATGTTGGTGTGAAATCAAAAGAAGAGGCTCAAAGACTTTGCCCAATAGGAACATTTGGAACATTTGATAGCTACTTCCACAAACAAGGTGAATATTTAATAAGCAAATCTATGGATGATAGAATCGGATGTGCAGTTATCATCGAGGTATTCAAACGTATCAAAGAACCTGTTAACACTATATACGGTGTTTTTGCCGTTCAAGAAGAAGTGGGACTTATTGGTGCCCACGTGGCTGGATACGATATAGACCCTGACGTTGCAATAGCCATTGATGTTACAGGTGTTGGAGATACGCCAAAAGGATTGAAGAGAGTACCTATGGAACTTGGGAAAGGTGCTTGCATAAAAATCAAAGACATGGCTTCTATAAGCAATAGATACATTGTTGACAAACTAAAAGAACTTGCAGAAAAACACAACATACCACACCAGATGGAAGTGTTGATATTCGGAGGTACAGATGCGGCTGGTTATCAGGCAACGAAAGCAGGTATACCAAGTGCTACAATATCGATACCTACAAGATATATCCACACTCCAAATGAAATGGTCTACGAACCAGATGTGGAAGCTACGATAGAACTTACCATAAAATATTGTGAAGAGGGGCTATAA
- a CDS encoding radical SAM protein, whose product MALELEVLNECTLCPRMCKVDRRTDKGVCTVGYLPKLSNIVLHKGEEPPLSGEKGAAAVFFTGCQMKCIYCQNMGFSQRGVGFEITVEELACAFLKVQEAGATTLDLVTPTPHLPWIIKALDMAKERGFSLPVVYNTSSYERVEILREIEGYIDIYLADIRYTDNEYGKRYSKVPDYWDVAQQAIAEMYRQVGPFDEARMKGLIIRILVLPNNVSGHEKALEFVAKLDKRIPVALMSQYIPHFGAKNDPLIGRKITKQEYESALDKLIELDLDGWMQLDEKERVTTAPVDWRCRL is encoded by the coding sequence ATGGCACTTGAATTGGAAGTGCTCAATGAATGCACCTTGTGTCCGAGAATGTGTAAAGTAGATAGAAGAACCGATAAAGGTGTTTGCACAGTAGGTTATCTCCCAAAGCTTTCCAATATCGTCTTGCATAAAGGTGAAGAACCACCTTTGTCAGGAGAAAAAGGTGCCGCCGCCGTGTTTTTTACAGGCTGCCAGATGAAGTGCATATATTGTCAGAACATGGGTTTTTCACAAAGGGGTGTGGGGTTTGAGATTACAGTTGAGGAGTTAGCTTGCGCATTTCTAAAGGTCCAAGAAGCGGGTGCAACAACGCTTGATTTGGTCACCCCAACCCCCCATCTACCCTGGATTATTAAGGCATTGGATATGGCTAAGGAAAGAGGCTTTTCATTACCTGTTGTTTACAACACATCAAGCTACGAGCGTGTGGAAATACTTAGAGAAATCGAAGGATATATTGATATATATCTTGCCGATATAAGGTACACGGATAACGAGTATGGAAAAAGGTATTCAAAGGTGCCAGATTACTGGGATGTTGCACAGCAAGCAATTGCTGAGATGTATCGGCAAGTTGGTCCTTTCGATGAAGCGAGGATGAAAGGGTTGATAATACGAATACTCGTTTTGCCAAACAACGTCAGTGGTCACGAAAAAGCCCTCGAGTTCGTTGCTAAACTTGACAAAAGAATACCTGTTGCCTTGATGTCTCAATACATACCACACTTTGGTGCAAAAAATGACCCATTGATAGGCAGAAAGATAACAAAACAAGAGTATGAAAGTGCCCTTGATAAATTAATAGAACTAGACCTCGATGGTTGGATGCAACTCGATGAAAAAGAAAGAGTTACAACAGCACCGGTTGATTGGAGATGCAGGTTATAA
- a CDS encoding radical SAM protein, protein MSGSSFTGIDPSATLSVTVTRGCPLNCAHCGGHYLKHMVHVEELEKYVDRYKSFLISGGMLPNGEIPFGTYIGYLKELKEKHGLKYNFHIGFPIQPPYEIEEVADVVSFDFYADKNVLREVYGIERGPEQILNAVLPLKVKKVPHVTIGVLCGKISHEEKAIEILSKYFESIVLNVFIPTPLTKYANCQPPEIEEIVQIFAKASDLFKNVVLGCMQPKGEYRKVLQEKVQKYAGFIVKPITKSYDFQGCCSFYVI, encoded by the coding sequence ATGAGTGGAAGTTCATTCACAGGGATAGACCCATCCGCGACATTATCCGTTACTGTTACTCGTGGATGTCCACTTAACTGTGCACATTGTGGCGGTCATTATTTAAAGCATATGGTTCACGTTGAAGAACTGGAAAAGTATGTAGACAGATACAAATCTTTCCTCATCAGTGGTGGAATGTTACCAAATGGTGAAATACCTTTTGGCACATACATAGGTTATTTAAAAGAGCTCAAGGAAAAGCATGGTCTGAAGTATAACTTCCACATTGGGTTTCCTATACAGCCACCCTATGAAATTGAAGAAGTTGCCGACGTGGTGAGTTTTGATTTCTACGCTGATAAGAATGTTCTTAGAGAAGTATACGGTATAGAGAGAGGACCTGAGCAGATTCTGAACGCGGTTTTGCCATTAAAAGTGAAAAAAGTGCCACATGTGACGATAGGTGTGTTATGTGGTAAAATATCTCACGAGGAGAAAGCGATAGAAATACTTTCGAAATATTTCGAAAGTATTGTGTTGAACGTATTTATTCCTACTCCATTAACAAAGTATGCGAATTGTCAACCACCAGAAATCGAAGAGATAGTGCAGATATTTGCGAAAGCAAGTGATTTATTTAAGAATGTTGTGCTCGGTTGTATGCAACCGAAAGGTGAATACAGAAAAGTGTTACAAGAAAAGGTGCAAAAGTACGCAGGGTTCATTGTGAAGCCGATAACGAAAAGTTACGATTTCCAAGGTTGTTGTTCATTCTATGTTATATGA
- the rlmN gene encoding 23S rRNA (adenine(2503)-C(2))-methyltransferase RlmN, with product MKKNILDFSYEELVEEFSKFGLEKFRVDQVWDWIFKKKAFDFNGMTNLSKEHRALLSERFYIGIPELLDMQISKIDKTTKFLWQLEDGNTIESVLLFHPDRVTACISSQVGCPVKCAFCATGQSGYVRNLSAGEIVAQVIAMEKERRVNIGNIVYMGMGEPLLNYNEVVKSVRILNHKKGKNISMRRISISTVGIPEKIVQLANDLPEVKLAISLHAPTNYKRDLIIPMNRKYSVEEIIHAVKEYQKITKNRVTFEYILIREFNDFVDDAEKLAELLRGIGAYVNLIPVNPVETDSEIKMERPHHWAIERFKEILDKHNIENEIRREKGTDIDAACGQLRRRHITSRKAKQTK from the coding sequence ATGAAAAAGAACATTCTTGATTTTAGCTATGAAGAACTGGTTGAAGAATTTTCAAAGTTTGGACTTGAAAAATTCCGGGTTGACCAGGTGTGGGATTGGATATTCAAAAAAAAGGCATTTGATTTTAACGGGATGACAAATTTATCGAAGGAACATAGGGCTCTGCTTTCGGAAAGATTCTACATAGGAATACCTGAGTTGTTGGATATGCAAATTTCCAAAATCGATAAAACTACCAAATTTCTCTGGCAACTGGAAGATGGCAACACTATAGAATCCGTTTTGTTGTTCCACCCTGATAGAGTAACTGCTTGCATCTCATCTCAAGTCGGTTGTCCCGTTAAATGTGCATTTTGTGCAACTGGTCAGAGCGGTTATGTCAGAAATCTTTCTGCTGGTGAAATTGTTGCTCAAGTTATTGCGATGGAAAAAGAAAGGCGTGTGAACATCGGTAATATCGTTTACATGGGTATGGGAGAACCGCTTTTAAATTACAACGAAGTGGTAAAAAGTGTGCGTATATTGAACCACAAGAAAGGTAAGAATATAAGTATGAGAAGAATTTCGATATCAACGGTAGGTATACCGGAAAAGATAGTGCAACTTGCGAACGATTTGCCCGAGGTAAAACTGGCAATTTCGTTGCATGCACCAACGAACTACAAAAGAGACTTGATTATCCCTATGAACAGAAAGTACTCTGTCGAAGAGATAATCCATGCTGTCAAAGAATATCAAAAGATTACCAAAAATCGAGTTACATTTGAATACATTCTCATTAGGGAATTCAACGATTTTGTGGACGATGCAGAAAAGCTTGCGGAACTTCTCAGAGGTATAGGTGCTTACGTGAACCTTATTCCTGTTAATCCTGTTGAAACCGACAGCGAAATCAAAATGGAAAGACCACATCACTGGGCTATTGAACGGTTCAAAGAAATATTAGATAAGCATAACATCGAAAACGAGATAAGAAGAGAAAAGGGAACAGATATAGACGCAGCTTGTGGGCAGCTGAGAAGAAGGCACATTACAAGCAGGAAAGCGAAACAGACTAAATAA
- a CDS encoding PASTA domain-containing protein: protein MIDKRIKKSNGSSKKKKHIGVTIISFPVLVVIVIILAIISGLLTFYLVMFLETKKGTVLLPNFVGADIQIAERQLKDLGFKVEKVGDAGRVINMDPPGNTVVKKGRRVKLFTENAVQKSLILPDFKGTWYESVQKIFDLMGIHSTIKKVPEAELGGTVIQTSPTPGNKVVTGDIVTLFVSSGSGKTDTSIPENAQNSAESSDIKLPYSASENALEVIPPSVPTESQNFGQTAPTPVSTPEDIGKRQENQESTNNSNFQGGQF from the coding sequence TTGATAGATAAGAGAATCAAAAAATCAAACGGTTCTTCAAAGAAGAAAAAACACATTGGCGTAACTATCATCTCTTTCCCAGTCTTAGTTGTAATAGTCATAATTCTGGCGATTATTTCAGGATTACTTACCTTTTATCTGGTAATGTTCCTGGAAACCAAAAAAGGGACCGTGCTACTTCCAAATTTTGTAGGGGCTGATATTCAGATTGCAGAAAGACAGCTGAAAGATTTGGGTTTCAAGGTTGAGAAAGTTGGAGATGCAGGAAGAGTAATTAATATGGACCCACCAGGAAATACCGTTGTGAAAAAAGGGAGAAGAGTAAAGCTTTTCACAGAAAATGCAGTTCAAAAATCTCTTATTCTTCCAGATTTTAAAGGGACATGGTATGAGAGTGTTCAAAAGATATTTGATTTGATGGGAATACACTCAACCATCAAAAAGGTCCCAGAGGCGGAATTGGGTGGCACAGTTATACAAACATCACCAACTCCTGGTAACAAAGTCGTCACGGGCGATATTGTTACATTGTTTGTAAGTAGTGGATCTGGTAAAACAGACACGAGCATTCCTGAAAACGCTCAGAATTCAGCTGAATCGAGTGATATAAAGTTGCCATATTCTGCATCAGAAAATGCACTGGAGGTTATACCTCCATCTGTCCCTACTGAATCTCAAAACTTTGGACAGACTGCCCCGACACCTGTTTCTACACCAGAGGATATCGGGAAACGTCAGGAAAACCAAGAAAGTACAAATAATTCAAACTTCCAAGGGGGGCAGTTTTAA
- the rsgA gene encoding ribosome small subunit-dependent GTPase A — translation MKQGRRLGRVIKFYSNLLVVQDLENGEKLLCKLRGKFKKQGIRPIVGDVVEFVRVVGNEGVVENILNRSNELKKPSVANVDQVVIVTTLEKPEVPYDILDRFIVLVEYENLPIVIALNKVDLLSEEQIQKFESIYGKLYPIIKTSVTQRIGLEDLKRYLTGRVSVFAGMSGVGKSSLLNALESTLRLRTGEISEKLERGKHTTTAAELLSLSFGGWVVDTPGFASLEISHIKPLELRELFIEFENDKCFFPDCLHLNEPECYVKKAVEKGKISSTRYESYVKFLNELLEIEETSV, via the coding sequence ATGAAACAGGGAAGAAGATTGGGAAGAGTTATCAAATTTTATTCTAACCTTTTGGTTGTACAAGACCTTGAAAACGGTGAAAAGCTTCTGTGCAAGCTACGTGGTAAATTCAAAAAACAAGGTATCAGACCTATTGTTGGAGATGTTGTTGAGTTTGTAAGGGTGGTTGGTAACGAAGGTGTTGTGGAAAATATTCTCAATAGAAGCAACGAACTCAAAAAGCCGAGTGTTGCAAATGTGGACCAAGTGGTTATAGTTACGACCCTTGAAAAGCCGGAAGTTCCATACGATATACTTGATAGATTCATTGTTCTGGTGGAATATGAGAATCTACCTATTGTTATAGCTCTCAACAAAGTGGATTTGTTGTCCGAAGAACAGATACAAAAATTCGAATCGATATATGGGAAGCTTTATCCAATAATAAAGACAAGCGTGACTCAAAGGATAGGTTTAGAGGACCTAAAAAGGTATCTTACAGGAAGAGTATCTGTCTTTGCTGGGATGTCTGGTGTTGGAAAAAGCAGTTTGTTGAACGCGTTGGAAAGTACACTTAGACTAAGAACAGGCGAGATTTCCGAAAAACTGGAACGAGGCAAGCACACAACAACTGCAGCTGAGCTACTCTCACTTTCTTTTGGTGGGTGGGTAGTTGATACTCCTGGATTTGCAAGTCTTGAGATTTCACACATAAAGCCTTTGGAACTACGCGAATTATTTATTGAATTTGAAAATGACAAATGCTTTTTTCCAGATTGCTTGCATTTGAACGAACCAGAATGTTATGTAAAAAAGGCTGTTGAAAAGGGGAAGATAAGTTCTACAAGATATGAGAGCTATGTGAAATTCTTAAATGAGTTGCTCGAGATTGAAGAAACAAGCGTATGA
- a CDS encoding glycosyltransferase family 4 protein, which translates to MRILMISDTYLPQINGVATSIYLSKKYLEMRGHEVFIVAPVKPEGEEKILLVPGIPFLFEKQHKVVFANHIKIIEFALENKIEIIHSHDPMALGMRALKVQKDLKLPHVHTYHTLLTEYRHYVPPPFTPDRRTVEEFSKWFCNKVNIVIAPTEEIKQELISYGVRRPIEVVPTGIDTIEFSQPPEKDIRKEYGIPQDVTLLMYAGRLAKEKNLEFLSKVVARYMHENSNVWFLIVGDGPERKALESFFEDEGLMGRTIFTGYIPHKEIKDYYKAADLFVFASLTETQGLVVLEALASGTPVVAIAYKGIANVLVNGEGALTTGIDEEEFYQAIKIALERREELSKKGIEYVEKYWSMNTMADKLEKIYQTAIQQGFIDFTMPSIINTSLQLKLNAIFKKLIELFD; encoded by the coding sequence ATGAGGATATTGATGATATCGGATACGTACTTGCCTCAAATAAATGGTGTTGCTACTTCTATTTATCTATCAAAAAAATATTTGGAGATGCGAGGACATGAGGTCTTTATAGTCGCTCCTGTAAAACCGGAAGGTGAAGAGAAAATTCTTTTAGTTCCAGGCATACCTTTTCTTTTTGAAAAACAACACAAGGTAGTTTTTGCAAATCATATAAAAATTATAGAATTTGCACTCGAAAACAAAATAGAGATAATCCACAGCCACGACCCTATGGCACTTGGTATGAGGGCACTAAAGGTCCAAAAAGATTTGAAATTGCCACACGTTCATACCTATCACACGCTTTTAACGGAATACAGACATTACGTTCCGCCACCGTTTACTCCAGATAGAAGAACCGTCGAAGAATTTTCAAAATGGTTTTGCAACAAAGTCAATATCGTCATAGCGCCCACAGAGGAAATAAAACAGGAACTTATATCTTACGGTGTCCGGCGACCCATTGAAGTTGTTCCAACGGGTATCGATACGATAGAATTTTCTCAACCGCCAGAAAAGGATATTCGGAAAGAATATGGCATACCACAAGATGTCACCTTACTTATGTACGCAGGAAGACTAGCAAAGGAGAAAAATTTAGAGTTCCTCTCAAAAGTGGTTGCTCGTTATATGCATGAAAACAGCAACGTATGGTTTTTAATTGTAGGTGACGGACCGGAAAGAAAAGCTCTTGAGAGTTTCTTTGAAGATGAAGGACTTATGGGTAGAACAATCTTCACAGGATACATTCCCCACAAAGAGATTAAAGATTACTACAAAGCTGCGGATTTGTTTGTCTTCGCATCTCTCACAGAAACTCAAGGATTGGTCGTTCTCGAAGCTTTAGCAAGTGGCACACCCGTTGTTGCAATAGCTTACAAAGGCATAGCAAATGTGCTTGTGAATGGCGAGGGAGCCTTAACCACTGGTATCGATGAAGAGGAGTTTTATCAAGCAATAAAAATTGCTTTGGAAAGAAGAGAAGAACTCTCTAAGAAAGGTATTGAATATGTAGAAAAATACTGGTCGATGAATACAATGGCTGACAAGTTGGAAAAAATCTACCAAACAGCAATACAACAAGGCTTCATCGACTTTACAATGCCATCAATAATCAACACATCATTACAATTGAAACTGAATGCTATATTCAAAAAGCTCATTGAACTCTTCGATTAG